The following are encoded together in the Iodobacter fluviatilis genome:
- the aroC gene encoding chorismate synthase, with amino-acid sequence MSGNTLGLLFTVTSFGESHGAGIGCIVDGCPPGMDLSIEDIQAELDRRKPGTSRHVTQRKEPDTVEILSGIYEGKTTGTPIALLIRNQDQRSQDYGKIVETFRPGHADYTYWHKYGIRDPRGGGRSSARETAVRVAAGAIAKKWLREKYGIEIRGYMSKLGELEIPFNSWDEVNGNAFFAPNAGMVPQLEDYMDAIRKERDSVGAQITVVAEHVPVGLGEPVYDRLDAEIAYAMMSINAVKGVEVGAGFASIAQKGSVHCDELTPTGFASNHAGGILGGISTGQDIVVNLAVKPTSSIAQERNSIDKEGNPVLMATTGRHDPCVGIRATPIAEAMLALVLIDHALRHRAQCGDVKVGTPQIPAKRI; translated from the coding sequence ATGTCTGGTAATACACTTGGTTTGTTATTTACGGTGACGTCTTTCGGTGAGAGTCATGGTGCGGGAATTGGCTGCATCGTTGATGGTTGCCCGCCAGGCATGGATTTGAGTATTGAAGATATTCAGGCTGAATTAGATCGGCGTAAACCGGGTACTTCACGGCATGTGACTCAGCGTAAAGAGCCAGATACGGTAGAGATTTTATCTGGCATTTATGAAGGAAAAACTACGGGCACACCGATTGCATTGTTGATTCGTAATCAAGATCAGCGCAGTCAAGATTACGGTAAAATTGTGGAGACATTCCGCCCAGGCCACGCAGATTACACTTACTGGCATAAGTACGGTATTCGAGACCCTCGCGGCGGCGGGCGCTCGTCTGCACGCGAAACTGCGGTACGCGTTGCCGCTGGTGCAATCGCTAAAAAATGGCTACGGGAGAAATACGGTATCGAAATTCGTGGCTATATGAGTAAACTTGGCGAATTAGAGATTCCATTCAATAGCTGGGATGAGGTAAACGGCAACGCCTTCTTTGCACCGAATGCAGGAATGGTGCCGCAGCTTGAAGACTATATGGATGCGATTCGTAAAGAACGCGATTCAGTAGGCGCGCAAATCACTGTAGTGGCTGAGCATGTGCCGGTGGGCTTGGGTGAGCCAGTATATGATCGCCTTGATGCAGAAATTGCTTATGCCATGATGAGTATTAATGCGGTAAAAGGCGTTGAAGTTGGCGCGGGCTTTGCAAGTATCGCGCAAAAAGGCTCGGTACATTGCGATGAGCTTACACCAACGGGTTTTGCAAGCAATCATGCTGGTGGTATTTTGGGTGGCATTTCTACTGGGCAAGATATTGTGGTTAATTTGGCGGTTAAGCCTACCTCTAGTATTGCCCAAGAGCGTAACTCGATTGATAAAGAGGGCAATCCAGTGCTAATGGCAACTACAGGGCGGCATGACCCGTGCGTGGGCATTCGTGCCACACCGATTGCTGAGGCGATGTTGGCCTTAGTGTTGATTGATCATGCTTTGCGTCATCGTGCCCAGTGTGGTGATGTAAAAGTGGGTACCCCACAGATTCCTGCTAAAAGGATTTAA
- a CDS encoding SufS family cysteine desulfurase, translating into MFDAYALRAQFPLLARTPALIYLDNAATTQKPLQVLDAERHFYETANANVHRGSHRLAVAATDAFENARSSVAHFLNARSSNEIVFTRGATEAINLVAHSWGAANLQAGDEILLSTLEHHANIVPWQMLATRCGAVIKPIQLLRDGSLDLEHFHSLLSNKTKLVGLTHISNAIGSELPIAELINSAHHYGAKVLVDGAQAVAHKIIDVQALNADFYVFSSHKAYGPTGIGALWARSEILSSMPPWQGGGEMIERVSFSQTSYAEAPARFEAGTPAIAQTIGFAAALDWLQAQDRVAIAQHEHLLRLQLELGLSQIEGIRLIGNALQKGPVVSMAFTHAHPYDVAQFLDAREIAVRVGNHCAQPLLASLGLSGTLRASFAAYNTHNDIDTLLAALSETLELLA; encoded by the coding sequence ATGTTTGATGCCTACGCACTACGTGCCCAGTTTCCTTTACTGGCGCGTACACCAGCACTTATTTACCTCGACAATGCAGCCACCACTCAAAAACCGCTGCAGGTTTTGGATGCTGAGCGTCATTTCTATGAAACTGCCAATGCCAATGTGCATCGTGGCTCACACCGGCTTGCTGTTGCCGCAACCGATGCCTTTGAAAACGCCAGAAGCAGCGTAGCGCATTTTCTTAATGCCCGTTCCAGCAATGAAATCGTTTTCACCCGTGGGGCCACCGAAGCTATCAATTTAGTTGCTCATAGCTGGGGCGCGGCAAATTTGCAAGCAGGCGATGAGATTTTACTCAGCACCTTAGAGCACCACGCTAATATTGTGCCATGGCAAATGTTGGCCACGCGCTGCGGCGCCGTCATCAAGCCGATTCAGTTATTACGCGATGGCAGCTTAGATCTTGAACATTTTCATTCGCTACTCTCCAATAAAACCAAGCTGGTTGGCCTTACGCATATTTCTAATGCAATTGGCAGCGAACTCCCCATTGCCGAACTCATTAACAGCGCTCATCACTATGGCGCCAAGGTATTGGTCGATGGCGCGCAAGCGGTGGCGCATAAAATCATCGACGTGCAAGCGCTCAACGCCGATTTTTATGTGTTTTCCAGCCATAAAGCCTACGGCCCAACAGGTATCGGGGCTTTATGGGCACGCAGCGAAATATTAAGCAGCATGCCACCTTGGCAAGGTGGTGGCGAAATGATAGAGCGTGTTTCATTTAGCCAAACCAGCTATGCCGAAGCCCCCGCACGTTTTGAAGCAGGCACGCCCGCCATTGCCCAGACGATTGGTTTTGCCGCTGCGCTAGATTGGTTACAAGCACAAGACCGCGTCGCCATTGCCCAGCATGAACATTTATTGCGGCTGCAATTAGAGCTAGGTCTCAGCCAAATCGAGGGCATACGCCTTATTGGTAACGCCCTACAAAAAGGCCCTGTTGTATCAATGGCCTTTACCCACGCCCACCCTTACGACGTCGCCCAATTTTTAGACGCCCGAGAGATTGCCGTAAGGGTAGGTAATCACTGTGCTCAGCCTTTACTGGCTAGCCTTGGGCTATCAGGCACATTACGCGCCTCTTTTGCTGCGTATAACACCCACAACGATATTGATACGCTCCTTGCTGCTCTGAGCGAAACATTGGAATTATTAGCATGA
- the hpnE gene encoding hydroxysqualene dehydroxylase HpnE, whose protein sequence is MVLNKKLSVAVLGGGYAGMAAAAELASLGVKASVFEAGKVLGGRARRVELAGQSFDNGQHLVIGAYTELLAMMAKVGVDYEAAFLRMPMELVVEPGFRLACPKLPAPLHLAVGLIFAQGLTWAERFALLRAIRGAQAANWQLVEDVSVSRWLVDQSQPKVLISRFWQPLTVAALNTPLELASAQVLLNVLRDSLGGARAASDLLLPKIDFSALFPDAAERFIQQRGGQVYRSRRISQLAKTPEGWRLDGEAECFDAVICALPPYGLAPVLATLPQLKAFGDWIYQPIVTVYLQYDQSTRLARPMQGLSDSLAQWVFDRGFTHGMDGLIAVVISATGSHQFLPQEELAAAVVAELHQRLALPADVIWQRVITEKRATFACTPSMQRPSNQTAERGFWLAGDYTRGLAGCGDYPATLEGAVRSGVAAAQGVVQELIIKIMEE, encoded by the coding sequence GTGGTTTTAAATAAAAAATTATCCGTAGCGGTATTGGGAGGTGGCTACGCCGGTATGGCAGCTGCCGCTGAGTTAGCTAGCCTAGGGGTTAAAGCCAGCGTCTTTGAAGCCGGTAAAGTCTTAGGCGGACGGGCAAGACGGGTGGAGTTAGCCGGCCAGTCTTTTGATAACGGCCAGCATCTTGTGATTGGTGCGTATACCGAATTACTAGCCATGATGGCCAAAGTGGGCGTGGATTACGAGGCGGCTTTTTTGCGCATGCCAATGGAGCTGGTGGTGGAGCCGGGCTTTCGTTTGGCTTGCCCAAAGCTCCCTGCGCCTTTGCATTTGGCCGTTGGCCTGATTTTTGCCCAAGGCTTAACTTGGGCAGAACGCTTTGCTTTACTACGGGCGATTCGAGGAGCACAAGCGGCGAATTGGCAATTGGTCGAGGATGTAAGCGTTAGCCGCTGGCTAGTAGACCAAAGCCAGCCTAAGGTGTTAATTAGCCGTTTTTGGCAACCCCTAACCGTGGCGGCTTTAAATACACCGCTTGAGCTGGCGTCTGCACAGGTTTTATTGAATGTGCTTAGAGATAGCTTGGGTGGTGCACGGGCCGCTTCAGATTTATTACTGCCTAAGATCGATTTCTCTGCTTTGTTTCCCGATGCGGCAGAGCGTTTTATTCAGCAGCGAGGTGGGCAGGTTTATCGTTCACGTCGGATTAGTCAGCTAGCAAAAACGCCTGAAGGTTGGCGTTTGGATGGAGAGGCTGAGTGCTTTGATGCCGTTATCTGTGCATTACCACCCTATGGATTAGCGCCTGTGCTGGCTACGCTGCCGCAGCTAAAGGCTTTTGGGGATTGGATCTATCAGCCGATTGTTACGGTTTATTTGCAATACGATCAAAGCACGCGGCTAGCCAGACCCATGCAGGGCTTGAGCGATTCGCTAGCGCAGTGGGTGTTTGATCGTGGCTTTACTCACGGCATGGATGGTTTGATTGCGGTAGTGATTTCAGCCACTGGCTCGCACCAGTTTTTGCCACAGGAAGAGCTGGCAGCGGCGGTAGTGGCGGAGCTGCATCAGCGTTTAGCATTGCCTGCTGATGTTATATGGCAGCGGGTAATTACAGAAAAGCGCGCTACCTTTGCTTGCACTCCCTCTATGCAGCGGCCAAGTAATCAAACGGCGGAGCGCGGCTTTTGGTTAGCAGGGGACTACACTAGGGGATTGGCTGGTTGCGGTGATTACCCAGCAACCCTAGAGGGGGCGGTAAGAAGCGGGGTGGCTGCGGCGCAGGGTGTGGTTCAAGAGTTAATAATTAAAATAATGGAGGAATGA
- a CDS encoding SufE family protein, with the protein MNKAEIERKLAGAHGWEGKNRLLVQLARDLPPLPTSELNDANRIVGCESTAWLTIGWQQAQIQLAADSESRIVKGLLVLLIAAYQGKTRTEIQAFDCESWLISLGLTRFLSASRGNGVKAIIGKIYDAIGEAQH; encoded by the coding sequence ATGAATAAAGCAGAAATAGAGCGCAAACTAGCAGGTGCCCACGGCTGGGAGGGGAAAAATCGCCTGCTGGTGCAATTGGCACGCGATTTGCCTCCCTTACCTACCAGCGAGCTTAACGACGCCAATCGCATTGTGGGCTGTGAAAGTACGGCATGGCTCACCATAGGCTGGCAACAAGCGCAGATACAACTGGCTGCTGATAGTGAATCACGTATCGTTAAAGGGCTGCTGGTGCTCCTGATCGCCGCCTACCAAGGAAAAACCCGCACAGAGATTCAGGCTTTTGATTGCGAGTCATGGCTGATATCACTAGGGCTTACTCGCTTTTTGTCTGCATCGCGTGGCAATGGAGTAAAAGCCATAATCGGTAAAATTTATGATGCAATTGGCGAAGCTCAGCATTGA
- the hpnD gene encoding presqualene diphosphate synthase HpnD, translating into MTPEQYCEDKAAKSGSSFYYSFRFLPLEQRKAITALYAFCREVDDVVDECHEEAVARTKLAWWRSEIDQLFAGSPQHPVTKALLTAIKQYDLQRELFIEIIDGMEMDLDMARYNSFKDLQLYCYRVASVVGQMAAQIFGFTDRGTLKYAHDLGLAFQLTNIIRDVGEDARRGRIYLPVTELQQFNVPAADILACRDTPEFRALMDFQIERAEQYYAQAMSQLPEVDKKQQRTGLVMAAIYRATLKEIQKDGVGKVLNQRISLTPIRKLWLAWKTWWF; encoded by the coding sequence GTGACACCTGAACAATATTGTGAAGATAAAGCCGCAAAAAGTGGCTCTAGTTTTTATTATAGCTTTCGATTTTTGCCATTAGAGCAAAGGAAAGCCATTACCGCTTTATATGCTTTTTGCCGTGAAGTGGATGACGTGGTGGATGAGTGCCATGAAGAAGCAGTGGCTAGAACTAAATTGGCATGGTGGCGCAGTGAAATTGATCAGCTATTTGCAGGCTCGCCCCAGCATCCAGTAACTAAAGCGTTATTAACAGCAATTAAGCAGTACGATTTGCAACGTGAGTTATTTATAGAAATCATCGACGGTATGGAGATGGATCTAGATATGGCTCGTTATAATAGCTTTAAAGATTTGCAATTGTATTGCTACCGAGTAGCCTCAGTTGTTGGGCAAATGGCGGCGCAAATCTTTGGCTTTACCGATCGTGGTACGCTTAAATATGCCCATGATTTGGGTCTAGCGTTTCAATTGACTAATATCATTCGTGATGTGGGTGAAGACGCGCGTCGCGGCCGCATCTATTTGCCGGTCACTGAATTACAACAATTTAATGTGCCCGCTGCTGATATTCTAGCTTGTCGTGATACCCCTGAATTTAGAGCGTTAATGGATTTCCAAATAGAGCGTGCTGAGCAATATTACGCGCAAGCAATGAGTCAATTACCTGAGGTAGATAAAAAACAGCAGCGCACCGGCTTGGTTATGGCGGCTATTTATCGTGCCACGCTAAAAGAAATTCAAAAAGATGGTGTGGGGAAGGTATTGAATCAGCGTATTTCTTTAACGCCAATTCGTAAATTATGGCTGGCTTGGAAAACGTGGTGGTTTTAA
- a CDS encoding basic amino acid ABC transporter substrate-binding protein → MKNLRKLFAALVTASLIAAPAFAERTLAVGTDATFAPFEILNKKQEVEGFDADLIHAVAAKAGLPIKVINTPWEGLFAGLNNGERDIVIAAVTITPERQKSMDFTAPYFEAKQLIVVSAKSPVAKLADLKTKKMAVQNGTTGDIVAQKHFGKANTNIRRFETIVLALQELKAGGVDAVIGDNSVVKNYLINNPNSGFKLIDDTSFDKEFYGIAVKKGNAALLAKLNKGLADVKADGSYQKIYSKYFGK, encoded by the coding sequence ATGAAAAACCTACGTAAGTTATTTGCTGCTTTAGTGACCGCCAGCCTGATTGCTGCTCCTGCATTTGCCGAACGCACACTGGCTGTTGGCACGGATGCCACCTTTGCTCCGTTCGAGATTTTAAATAAAAAACAAGAAGTCGAAGGTTTTGATGCTGATTTAATCCATGCGGTTGCGGCTAAAGCTGGCCTGCCCATTAAAGTGATCAATACCCCTTGGGAAGGCCTGTTTGCTGGCTTAAATAATGGCGAACGCGATATCGTTATTGCTGCGGTAACCATTACCCCAGAACGCCAAAAATCAATGGATTTCACTGCACCTTACTTTGAAGCCAAGCAATTGATCGTCGTTTCTGCAAAAAGCCCTGTGGCTAAATTAGCAGATCTTAAAACAAAAAAAATGGCAGTACAAAACGGTACGACGGGTGATATCGTTGCGCAAAAGCATTTCGGCAAAGCAAATACCAATATCCGTCGCTTTGAAACCATCGTATTGGCATTGCAAGAATTAAAAGCCGGTGGCGTGGATGCTGTGATTGGTGATAATAGCGTGGTAAAAAACTACCTCATCAACAATCCAAATTCAGGCTTTAAGCTCATTGATGACACCAGCTTTGATAAAGAGTTTTACGGCATTGCGGTTAAAAAAGGCAATGCTGCACTACTTGCCAAATTAAACAAAGGCCTCGCTGATGTAAAAGCAGATGGCTCTTACCAAAAAATCTACAGCAAATATTTCGGCAAATAA
- a CDS encoding SDR family NAD(P)-dependent oxidoreductase, with product MGDWKNYQAPVGAFRSRVILVTGAGQGIGAAAALALAEYGATVILLGRNEKKLAKVYDEIEAAGYPQPAAIPFDLAKSGEAEIAQMAVLIQKEFGRLDGILHCANGFSHLSPLANQKMDEWMDMFKVNVAAPFVLNRALFPLLKAAPDASILLLGETHAFAPNAYWGGYSVSKVGQKNLVEIAASEWDSMENLRINLLVPGPIQSPSRLKTHPGETRESLPPTESILPAILYWMGDASRGQSGQTLQLVSEM from the coding sequence ATGGGTGATTGGAAAAACTATCAGGCACCGGTTGGTGCATTTCGAAGCCGTGTGATTTTAGTGACAGGTGCAGGGCAGGGTATTGGTGCCGCAGCGGCTTTGGCGTTGGCTGAATACGGAGCAACCGTGATTCTGCTGGGCCGTAATGAGAAAAAACTCGCTAAAGTTTACGATGAGATTGAAGCTGCGGGCTATCCGCAACCAGCAGCGATTCCCTTTGATTTGGCGAAATCGGGCGAGGCAGAAATTGCACAGATGGCGGTGCTTATTCAAAAAGAATTTGGCCGTTTGGATGGCATCTTGCATTGTGCAAATGGCTTTAGCCATTTGTCACCCTTGGCCAATCAAAAAATGGACGAGTGGATGGACATGTTCAAAGTGAACGTCGCCGCCCCATTTGTGTTGAATCGCGCGCTATTCCCGTTGCTTAAAGCTGCGCCTGATGCCAGTATTTTGCTGCTGGGTGAAACGCATGCATTTGCGCCAAATGCGTATTGGGGTGGGTATAGTGTGAGCAAAGTTGGGCAAAAAAACCTGGTGGAGATCGCGGCTTCTGAGTGGGATAGTATGGAAAACCTGCGGATTAATCTCTTAGTGCCGGGCCCGATTCAATCGCCATCGCGCTTAAAAACGCACCCAGGTGAAACACGCGAAAGCTTGCCGCCTACTGAATCCATCTTACCGGCGATTTTGTACTGGATGGGCGACGCTAGCCGTGGGCAGAGCGGTCAAACTCTGCAACTCGTAAGTGAAATGTAA
- a CDS encoding DUF4136 domain-containing protein — MLKGLALVVLLLSGCATPPFLASVSVRHTLASAPAAHKFTFERDASQVQSLAQRDFEEDVSAELMSKGYVYVPNMSAADWLVRLQYQVDGGKTITSQEPIWGTVGFSTYYRRVSTSNGVVLVPYTQAENGIVGSRPVSDTVFSRQLNLDILDKKDLAAGRFAKVFEGRAINRSRDDAIEPAVPWLIRALFEQFPGVSGSTREVKIILPEQ; from the coding sequence ATGCTAAAAGGATTGGCACTTGTTGTTTTATTATTAAGTGGCTGCGCTACACCGCCGTTTTTGGCTTCGGTCAGCGTGCGGCATACTTTGGCGAGTGCCCCTGCTGCGCATAAATTTACCTTTGAGCGCGATGCCTCACAAGTGCAAAGCTTAGCTCAGCGTGATTTTGAAGAAGACGTATCTGCCGAGCTAATGAGTAAGGGCTATGTGTATGTGCCGAATATGAGTGCGGCAGATTGGTTGGTGCGCTTGCAGTATCAGGTGGATGGCGGTAAAACGATTACCTCGCAAGAGCCTATTTGGGGAACGGTAGGTTTTAGTACTTACTATCGCCGAGTTTCTACCTCAAATGGTGTGGTTTTAGTGCCTTATACCCAGGCAGAGAATGGTATTGTTGGTAGCCGCCCCGTGAGTGACACCGTTTTTAGCCGGCAGTTAAATTTAGATATCTTGGATAAAAAGGATTTGGCAGCTGGGCGCTTTGCTAAAGTGTTTGAAGGCAGAGCGATCAACCGTAGCCGAGATGATGCCATTGAGCCTGCCGTGCCTTGGCTTATTCGGGCGCTATTTGAGCAGTTTCCAGGTGTTTCTGGCTCTACACGTGAAGTTAAAATTATTTTGCCAGAGCAATAA
- the nudB gene encoding dihydroneopterin triphosphate diphosphatase, whose protein sequence is MTTSFSAAPPYKQAVSALIVIHTPDLQVLLLERTDFNEAWQSVTGSREGEELLGQTARREVFEETGIDTQLYKLRDWQQSHDFEIFEIWRHRYAPGTTHNTEHVFSLEVPFTLDIALATSEHRRFKWVGWIQAAEMVFSPSNADAIRSLPERCGH, encoded by the coding sequence ATGACCACTTCCTTTTCTGCTGCTCCTCCCTATAAACAAGCCGTGTCCGCACTGATTGTGATTCATACACCTGATCTACAGGTATTGCTCTTGGAGCGGACTGATTTTAATGAAGCTTGGCAGTCGGTTACAGGAAGCCGAGAGGGGGAAGAGTTACTGGGGCAAACGGCACGCCGTGAAGTGTTTGAAGAAACAGGGATAGATACGCAGCTGTATAAATTACGCGATTGGCAGCAAAGTCACGATTTCGAAATTTTTGAAATCTGGCGTCATCGCTATGCACCAGGCACAACGCATAATACCGAACACGTTTTTAGCCTAGAAGTGCCATTCACACTGGATATTGCTCTTGCTACTAGCGAACACCGGCGGTTTAAATGGGTGGGTTGGATACAAGCGGCTGAAATGGTGTTTTCTCCATCCAATGCCGATGCGATTCGCAGCTTGCCAGAGCGATGCGGGCATTAA